The Leptospira andrefontaineae genomic sequence GGAGAAACCCCTGGCTGAGGCTAACCGAAATTCCAATGGAAGGAAGGGTCGCTAGTAAACAGAATAGATGTGCCTTTTTCAAAAACTCTTTCATCTGAATTCTGGAAATAATCTCACTGAACTGTTCTTTGTAAATTCGATTATTTTTCACATAGATTTCTGTAATGGAGTGGTAAAATCCATATTATAGAGGAGATTGGTCCCGCATTAGGAACCTAGATGAAGATTCTTTATTTTTCGGACACCTTTCTACCCAAAATTGACGGGGTCGCTATTTCCATGAGAAATTTTGCGGAAGCCCTTGCAGAAAGAGGACATGAATTTTTGATTTGTTGTCCACGTTATGGAGAAGGTGATTTTGATAAAATGGGGGATCATATCCGTTTGGAAAGATTCAGAAGTGGATACCTTCCTAGTTACCCTGATATCAAAGTTGTTTTACCTTCTCCTTCTAAGATCAAAAGAGCGATCAAGGAATTCCAACCCGACCTAGTACATATTCACACTCCTGGACTCATGGGGGTCTATGGGATCAATGCTACCGAAAAATATGGGATCCCGAGTATCGGAACTTATCATACTTTGATGTCCGAGCAGGACATGTATCTTTCTTTTTATCGCCTTCTTAAGTTAGATAAACTTTTCATGAGAATTGGAAAGTTAAATAAGAAGATCAAGATCAAAGATTTGGTGAAGTTCGAAAAACTTGATAAGTTTAATATCCGAAAAAAGATCATTCTGAAAATTACGAATAATTTATACGATCGTTGTGATCTGATCATTTCTCCATCTCACCTAATTAAAAAACAGTTAGAAGAGTTCGGATTAAAGAAGCCAGTAGCTGTTATCTCTAACGGCCTGGACCTTTCTCAATTTAAGGGAAGTCCTAAAACTCTTTCTGTAAGTCCGAAATTACTGCATGTTGGTCGTATATCCTACGAGAAAAATTGTGATGTGATCATTAATTCCTTCAAGCTGATCCTTGAAAAGGTTCCATTGGCAACTCTTACAATCATAGGAGATGGACCTGCGTTGGCTTCTCTTAAGGTCCAGGCCCAAAAGCTTGGGATAGACCAAGCAATTACCTTTACAGGTTTTATAGATAGAGCTGAACTTCCAAATCATTATCCGAATTACGATCTATTCTTGACTGCTTCTACTATGGAAACCCAAGGGCTTGTGATCCTGGAATCAGTGGCCTGTGGTCTTCCTGCAGTAGGCGTGGATTCATTTGCGATCCCTGAACTAATTCATGATGGAGTGAACGGATTTATAGCAAAACCGTTCGATGTAAGAGATATTGCAGAGAAGACGGTTCGAATTTTAGAAGATCCTGCAATGTATGCTGCCTTCTCCAAGGAATCTCTGAAAATTTCACAAAGCCATGAAATGAAGGCATGTGTGGACAGAATGGAAGAAGTATATAAATCAGTCGCTGATCAAAAAAATAAGAAGAAAAAAAGATCTATACTAAATACGATCTTCTCTTTGGACCCTTTCGGGATCTTGGGCTGATCAGAAAAGTGTATTAATATTCTTGATAACGTTGATACGTTTGATCACGTCTTCCGGAGTAATTCTTTCCATGCAGGCAAAGTCTTTTCGGTAACAGGTGGTATTTCCGTAAATACTACAAGGCCTGCAAGACAGGTCTTCTATCTGTAAAACTCCAGTGTCTTCCTGACCGAAAGGTGCAAATCCGGAAAGTGGGTGAGTAGTCCCGAATAACGCAATTACGGGGCGTTTCAGAAGTGCAGCTATGTGAATGTTCGAAGAATCCATTCCGATGATCACATCCATTCTTTCCATGATCCCTAATTCACCTCGTATTCCTAGTTTACCACCGGAAACGATTGTCATGGACTGGTCCCCATTTCTCCATTCTTCCATTTGAACGGCTTCTTGTGAGGAACCGAATAAGAAAATTCTAATATTCGGGAATTCTTCCTTTAATAGTTTAAGTAGTTCGAGGCTTTTTTCCAAAGGCCATTCTTTCAGTTTATGACCTGCGAAAGGTGCATAACCCACCCATAGTCCTTCTTTTTTATCTATCTTTCTTGCGAGAAGAAAGTCTTTGGCATAAATTTTGGATTCAGGATCCACGTTGATCCAAGGTCCTTTACGAACTGCAGCAGGAAATCCTGCTTTTTCAAAAACCTTAAGATATCTGTCCACAGTGTGGGGAAGTTTGCGCAAAACTTTTCTGGTCCTGCGTATCTGGCGCATCTTCTCCCTTCTTCCTTTGATGATCCTGAAAACGGAAACACCTCTGATCCAAAAGAAAAAACTGATAAAGCGAGATCTAACGCTGGAGTGAAGGTCTACGATCTTTTCATAAGGACCTAGTTTATTCAATTCTTTGAATAAACGATACAGACCGGAGAGACCTTTATATTTTTTAAGATTAATCCCTATTACATGAACATTCGGGATATTATAAAAGAAGGGAGCATAGTTCCCTCGAGTAACAACTGTGAGTTGTATATTCGTATACTTGGCGGCAACGGCAATCAATGCCGGAGCCATCAAGGCAACATCTCCCATCGCTGAGAATCTTAGCACCAAAAGATTCATGCTTGTTTTGTATATAAGGATGGGTTCAGGTTTTTGTCGTTATACATTTTCATCTGCCTATACACCTTATAAAATTTATCTCCTTTAGATAAATCGTCCAGAAGTTCATCCAGACATTTGGAAAGATCAGTCCTTTGTTCCA encodes the following:
- a CDS encoding glycosyltransferase, yielding MKILYFSDTFLPKIDGVAISMRNFAEALAERGHEFLICCPRYGEGDFDKMGDHIRLERFRSGYLPSYPDIKVVLPSPSKIKRAIKEFQPDLVHIHTPGLMGVYGINATEKYGIPSIGTYHTLMSEQDMYLSFYRLLKLDKLFMRIGKLNKKIKIKDLVKFEKLDKFNIRKKIILKITNNLYDRCDLIISPSHLIKKQLEEFGLKKPVAVISNGLDLSQFKGSPKTLSVSPKLLHVGRISYEKNCDVIINSFKLILEKVPLATLTIIGDGPALASLKVQAQKLGIDQAITFTGFIDRAELPNHYPNYDLFLTASTMETQGLVILESVACGLPAVGVDSFAIPELIHDGVNGFIAKPFDVRDIAEKTVRILEDPAMYAAFSKESLKISQSHEMKACVDRMEEVYKSVADQKNKKKKRSILNTIFSLDPFGILG
- a CDS encoding glycosyltransferase family 9 protein; translation: MNLLVLRFSAMGDVALMAPALIAVAAKYTNIQLTVVTRGNYAPFFYNIPNVHVIGINLKKYKGLSGLYRLFKELNKLGPYEKIVDLHSSVRSRFISFFFWIRGVSVFRIIKGRREKMRQIRRTRKVLRKLPHTVDRYLKVFEKAGFPAAVRKGPWINVDPESKIYAKDFLLARKIDKKEGLWVGYAPFAGHKLKEWPLEKSLELLKLLKEEFPNIRIFLFGSSQEAVQMEEWRNGDQSMTIVSGGKLGIRGELGIMERMDVIIGMDSSNIHIAALLKRPVIALFGTTHPLSGFAPFGQEDTGVLQIEDLSCRPCSIYGNTTCYRKDFACMERITPEDVIKRINVIKNINTLF